A genomic window from Glycine max cultivar Williams 82 chromosome 17, Glycine_max_v4.0, whole genome shotgun sequence includes:
- the LOC100779131 gene encoding glucan endo-1,3-beta-glucosidase 4, with protein MKLKRWLGSVLFLIVATVSNAAGAFVGVNIGTDVTDLPSASNVVAILKSHQITHVRLYNANGHMLQALSNTGIEVIVGVTDEEILGIGESASVAAAWISKNVAAYMPSTNITAISVGSEVLTSVPNVAPVLVPAMNHLHTALVASNLNFRVKVSTPQSMDVISRPFPPSTATFNSSWNSTIYQLLQFLKNTNSSYMLNAYPYYGYTKGDGIFPIEYALFRPLSPVKQIVDPNTLFHYNSMFEAMVDATYYAIEAFNFNNIPIVVTETGWPSFGGANEPDATTKNSETYNNNLIKRVINGSGPPSQPKIAINTYLYELFNEDKRKGPISERNWGVFYANGSSVYSLSFSASNMSNANSQGSFCVAKDDADTDKLQAGLSWACGQGQANCIAIQPGRPCYSPNNVKNHASYAYNDYYQKMHNAGGTCDFDGTATTTTEDPSYGSCIYAGSANTRNGGRSSSSTALGLGPVSPVGAGLNLQVSTLQYLISFISVFFSLLLS; from the exons ATGAAGCTTAAAAGGTGGCTCGGGAGTGTTTTGTTCCTCATTGTTGCCACAGTGAGCAATGCCGCAG gTGCATTTGTGGGGGTAAACATTGGCACTGATGTTACTGATCTTCCATCAGCTTCAAACGTTGTTGCTATTCTGAAATCACATCAAATTACACACGTGCGTCTCTATAATGCCAATGGGCACATGCTACAAGCCCTTTCAAACACTGGCATTGAAGTGATTGTTGGTGTCACAGATGAAGAGATACTAGGCATTGGAGAATCTGCATCAGTTGCTGCAGCATGGATCAGTAAGAATGTGGCAGCATACATGCCATCCACTAATATCACAGCAATATCAGTTGGCAGTGAGGTTCTCACCTCAGTCCCAAATGTTGCACCTGTTCTTGTTCCTGCCATGAACCATCTTCACACAGCACTTGTTGCTTCAAACCTTAACTTCCGTGTTAAGGTTTCAACGCCGCAGTCCATGGATGTAATCTCTAGGCCTTTTCCTCCTTCCACAGCCACCTTTAACTCCTCATGGAACTCCACAATCTACCAACTCCTTCAGTTTTTGAAGAACACAAATTCCTCTTACATGTTAAATGCTTACCCTTATTATGGATACACCAAAGGAGATGGAATTTTCCCAATTGAATATGCTCTATTCAGACCCCTTTCTCCAGTGAAGCAAATTGTTGACCCAAACACACTATTCCACTACAACAGCATGTTTGAGGCTATGGTGGATGCTACCTATTATGCCATAGAAGCCttcaatttcaataatataCCTATTGTTGTCACAGAAACTGGTTGGCCAAGTTTTGGTGGAGCAAATGAACCAGATGCTACTACAAAGAATTCTGAGACCTAcaataataatttgattaagAGAGTAATAAATGGTTCAGGTCCCCCTAGTCAGCCAAAGATAGCCATCAATACCTACCTATATGAATTATTCAATGAAGATAAGAGGAAAGGTCCTATATCAGAAAGGAATTGGGGTGTTTTTTATGCTAATGGAAGTAGTGTTTATTCCTTGAGTTTTAGTGCTTCCAACATGAGTAATGCAAATTCTCAAGGATCATTTTGTGTGGCTAAAGATGATGCAGACACTGATAAATTGCAAGCTGGATTGAGCTGGGCTTGTGGACAAGGCCAAGCTAACTGTATAGCTATTCAACCAGGGAGACCTTGCTATTCCCCCAATAATGTGAAGAACCATGCCTCTTATGCTTATAATGATTATTATCAAAAGATGCATAATGCTGGTGGAACATGTGACTTTGATGGTACAGCTACAACAACTACTGAGGATCCTA GTTATGGATCTTGTATATACGCTGGAAG TGCTAACACAAGAAATGGTGGAAGAAGTTCATCTTCTACAGCACTTGGACTTGGACCTGTAAGTCCAGTTGGAGCTGGTTTGAACCTGCAAGTGTCCACACTTCAGTATTTGATATCGTTTATTAGTGTATTTTTCTCTCTGTTGTTGTCATGA
- the LOC100780195 gene encoding LOW QUALITY PROTEIN: pentatricopeptide repeat-containing protein At5g14820, mitochondrial (The sequence of the model RefSeq protein was modified relative to this genomic sequence to represent the inferred CDS: substituted 1 base at 1 genomic stop codon) yields the protein MEAYLLIPYDGDDGDGDKGYDGRGVSGESCADPVEVERVCKVIDELFALDRNMEVVLDECGVRLSHDLVVDVLQRFKHARKPAFRFFCXAGKRPGFAHDSRTYNFMMCVLGRTRQFETMVAKLEEMGEKGLLTMETFSIAIKAFAEAKQRKKEVGIFDLMKKYGFKVGVDVINFLLDSLSTAKLGKEAQAVFEKLKDRFTPSLQTYTILLSGWCRLKNLLEAGRVWNEMIDRGFNPDIVAHNVMLEGLLKCKKKSDAIKLFEIMKAKGPSPNVRSYTIMIQDFCKQKLMGEAIEYFDVMVDRGCQPDAALYTCLITGFGRQKKMDMVYSLLKEMRERGCPPDGRTYNALIKLMTSQHMPDDAVRIYKKMIQSGIKPTIHTYNMIMKSYFVTKNYEMGHEIWDEMHPKGCCPDDNSYIVYIGGLIRQDRSGEACKYLEEMLEKGMKALKLDYNKFASDISKTGNAVILEELARKMNFVGKFEVSNVLASWADMMKKSAKRKEPTTSARQFT from the exons atgg aagccTACCTTTTAATACCTTATGATGGtgatgatggtgatggtgaTAAGGGTTATGATGGTAGAGGTGTTAGTGGTGAATCATGTGCAGATCCTGTTGAGGTTGAGAGGGTATGCAAGGTGATTGATGAATTGTTTGCGTTAGATAGGAACATGGAGGTTGTTCTTGATGAATGTGGGGTTCGGTTGTCCCATGATTTAGTTGTGGATGTGCTGCAAAGGTTCAAGCATGCTAGGAAGCCGGCCTTTCGGTTCTTTTGTTAGGCTGGGAAGAGGCCTGGATTTGCTCATGATTCTAGGACTTATAACTTCATGATGTGTGTTCTTGGGAGGACTAGACAGTTTGAGACCATGGTGGCAAAGCTTGAGGAAATGGGTGAGAAGGGCCTTTTGACAATGGAGACTTTCTCCATTGCTATCAAAGCCTTTGCTGAAGCAAAGCAAAGGAAAAAGGAAGTTGGGATCTTTGATCTGATGAAGAAATATGGGTTTAAGGTGGGTGTTGATGTGATTAATTTCTTGCTTGATAGTCTCAGCACCGCAAAGCTTGGTAAAGAAGCACAAGCTGTTTTCGAGAAGCTGAAAGATAGATTTACACCTAGTTTGCAAACTTACACCATACTTCTTAGTGGTTGGTGCAGGTTAAAAAACTTGCTGGAAGCAGGGAGGGTGTGGAATGAGATGATTGATAGGGGATTTAACCCTGATATTGTTGCACATAATGTTATGCTTGAAGGATTGTTGAAGTGTAAGAAGAAGTCTGATGCCATCAAGTTGTTTGAAATCATGAAGGCCAAAGGTCCTTCACCCAATGTTAGGAGTTATACAATTATGATACAGGATTTCTGCAAACAAAAGTTGATGGGAGAAGCTATAGAATATTTTGATGTAATGGTAGATCGTGGGTGTCAACCTGATGCTGCACTTTACACGTGTTTGATCACTGGGTTTGGGAGGCAGAAGAAAATGGATATGGTATATAGTCTACTGAAGGAAATGAGGGAAAGAGGTTGTCCACCTGATGGAAGGACCTACAACGCTTTGATAAAACTGATGACTAGCCAACATATGCCAGATGATGCAGTGAGAATATACAAGAAGATGATTCAAAGTGGCATCAAACCAACAATTCACACTTACAACATGATAATGAAATCCTATTTtgtgacaaaaaattatgaaatgggTCATGAGATTTGGGATGAGATGCATCCGAAGGGGTGCTGTCCTGATGATAATTCCTACATTGTATACATTGGTGGGCTTATAAGACAGGACAGGTCTGGTGAGGCATGTAAATATTTAGAGGAAATGTTAGAGAAGGGAATGAAAGCTTTGAAGCTTGATTATAACAAGTTTGCTTCTGATATTTCTAAGACTGGGAATGCTGTCATTCTTGAGGAGTTAGCTCGAAAGATGAATTTTGTTGGTAAGTTTGAAGTGTCTAATGTCTTGGCTAGTTGGGCTGACATGATGAAGAAAAGTGCCAAGAGAAAAGAGCCTACAACATCTGCTAGGCAATTTACATGA
- the LOC100779658 gene encoding molybdate transporter 1 — translation MAYQNPPSIPISDPEAPEITPTHTPSTTTPLANGFSTKGVVEKIKNNLVFHSKWGELNGAMGDLGTYVPIVLALTLARDLNLGTTLIFTGVYNIITGVIYGVPMPVQPMKSIAAQALSDTDFGVPEIMTAGILTGGVLFVLGVTGLMQLVYMLIPLCVVRGIQLAQGLSFALTAVKYVRKIQDLPKSKSLGERHWFGLDGLVLAIVCLCFIVVVNGAGEKSRGCCDVVESGGGDDDLGGQKRNNEVVARSRTSRVRKVIFSLPSAFMVFVLGVVLAFIRRHEVVHEIKFGPSSIEVVKFSKHAWKKGFVKGAIPQLPLSILNSVVAVCKLSSDLFPGKDFSATSLSVTVGLMNLIGSWFGAMPSCHGAGGLAGQYKFGGRSGGCVALLGVAKLVLGLVLGTSLAHILKQFPVGILGVLLLFAGIELAMCARDMNTKEDSFVTLVITAVSLVGSSAALGFLCGMVVYVLLRLRNWTRDKPLSTIWTMKSPEQV, via the coding sequence ATGGCATACCAAAACCCTCCTTCAATTCCAATCTCAGATCCTGAAGCACCGGAAATCACTCCTACTCATACTCCTTCAACCACCACCCCACTAGCCAATGGATTTTCAACCAAAGGAGtggtggaaaaaataaaaaacaacttggtttttcactcaaaatggGGTGAGCTCAATGGCGCCATGGGTGACCTCGGCACTTATGTACCAATTGTTTTGGCCTTGACCCTTGCTAGGGACCTCAACCTTGGCACCACGCTGATATTTACCGGTGTGTACAATATCATCACTGGTGTCATCTATGGGGTCCCTATGCCGGTCCAGCCGATGAAGTCCATTGCGGCCCAGGCCTTATCGGACACTGATTTCGGTGTGCCCGAGATCATGACCGCCGGTATATTAACCGGCGGCGTGTTGTTTGTTTTGGGGGTGACAGGGTTGATGCAGCTTGTTTACATGCTCATTCCTCTCTGTGTTGTGAGGGGAATTCAACTAGCACAAGGTTTGTCATTTGCCTTGACAGCTGTTAAGTATGTGAGGAAAATTCAGGACTTGCCAAAGTCTAAATCTTTGGGGGAGAGGCATTGGTTTGGGCTTGATGGGTTGGTTTTGGCCATTGTTTGTTTGTGTTTCATTGTGGTTGTGAATGGGGCTGGGGAGAAGAGTAGAGGGTGTTGTGATGTTGTGGaaagtggtggtggtgatgatgaTTTGGGTGGTCAAAAGAGGAATAATGAGGTTGTTGCAAGAAGCAGGACAAGCAGGGTGAGGAAGGTTATTTTCTCACTACCTTCTGCTTTCATGGTGTTTGTGTTGGGGGTTGTTTTGGCCTTCATAAGAAGGCATGAGGTGGTGCATGAAATAAAGTTTGGACCTTCCTCAATAGAAGTAGTGAAGTTCTCTAAGCATGCATGGAAAAAGGGTTTTGTGAAGGGTGCAATCCCTCAACTTCCATTGTCGATTTTGAACTCTGTGGTGGCTGTTTGCAAGTTGTCATCAGATTTGTTCCCAGGGAAGGATTTCTCAGCCACTTCGTTGTCAGTGACAGTGGGATTGATGAACTTGATTGGTAGTTGGTTTGGTGCTATGCCGAGTTGCCATGGTGCTGGTGGACTTGCGGGGCAATACAAATTTGGTGGAAGGAGTGGTGGGTGTGTGGCACTTCTTGGTGTTGCCAAATTGGTGTTGGGTTTGGTGTTGGGAACTTCTTTGGCACACATTTTGAAGCAGTTTCCTGTGGGGATCTTAGGGGTGTTGCTTTTGTTTGCTGGAATTGAACTAGCCATGTGTGCTAGGGAcatgaacacaaaggaagatTCCTTTGTGACTCTTGTTATCACTGCAGTTTCACTCGTGGGATCAAGTGCAGCTCTTGGCTTTTTGTGTGGAATGGTTGTCTATGTGCTTCTTAGGCTGAGGAATTGGACAAGGGATAAACCACTTTCTACAATTTGGACGATGAAAAGCCCCGAGCAAGTTTGA